A region of Methyloversatilis discipulorum DNA encodes the following proteins:
- a CDS encoding DUF2325 domain-containing protein, translating to MDAVLVGADRLGNIPEVLAEFGLKIRHHITGRDPKHQRQAQRLPGGTDVVILFTDFLGHNVMKAYRDAARDSGVPVVACRRSVCALKTALEGCGAVKCAACPRAK from the coding sequence CTGGTCGGGGCCGATCGCCTCGGCAACATTCCCGAGGTGCTGGCCGAGTTCGGCCTGAAGATCCGTCATCACATCACCGGTCGCGATCCCAAGCACCAGCGGCAGGCCCAGCGCCTGCCCGGTGGGACCGACGTGGTGATCCTGTTTACCGACTTTCTCGGCCACAACGTGATGAAAGCCTATCGTGACGCGGCACGCGACAGCGGCGTGCCGGTGGTGGCCTGCCGTCGTTCGGTGTGTGCGTTGAAAACAGCGCTGGAAGGGTGCGGCGCGGTCAAGTGCGCGGCGTGTCCGCGCGCGAAGTGA